From Uloborus diversus isolate 005 chromosome 8, Udiv.v.3.1, whole genome shotgun sequence, a single genomic window includes:
- the LOC129228347 gene encoding protein toll-like, with protein MLRDLSDQDLISWPDDCPDDCECTCVSDDDEFHVKVDCSGRGLQKVPEKLPIRTRELYLQDNFLTNPLNFDKGIFGDLVSLDLERNLLQSLDFYLPENLTVLKLASNNLTRFFNSEPSENIQIWSLSDNPWICDCETRDFKNWMISQKTKIVDVNETRCSFDTEDEGLRDQIIVFLNEAQLCPTSVSTIVVITVGLLISVLAITSTILLHSKYRYHLKVWLYSRGLTWLKKAEDQDFGKLHDAYISAAEEDLHLIVRYLIPELEEKDPYYSLYIPGRDMLGGEFEIDKQMEEVKKSKRLKCLKDSLWGLNHRFLPDSPEVSQNWLQTMSVIHKTHGNLHCLVETYIHHHRRAGVTTGSNGQYRLCAKLL; from the exons ATGTTAAGGGATTTATCAGATCAAGACCTCATTTCGTGGCCAGATGACTGTCCAGATGATTGTGAATGCACTTGCGTCTCTGATGACGACGAGTTTCACGTTAAAGTAGACTGCTCTGGACGGGGACTACAAAAA GTCCCTGAAAAACTTCCAATCCGTACAAGAGAACTTTATTTACAAGACAATTTCTTGACCAATCCACTGAACTTTGACAAGGGCATCTTTGGCGATCTTGTGTCTTTGGACCTGGAAAGGAATTTGTTACAAAGTTTAGACTTTTACTTGCCTGAGAATCTCACCGTGTTGAAATTGGCTTCAAACAACCTAACCCGATTTTTCAACTCTGAACCGTCCGAGAATATTCAAATTTGGAGTTTGTCAGACAATCCATGGATTTGCGACTGTGAAACACGGGATTTCAAAAACTGGATGATATCACAAAAGACCAAG aTTGTTGATGTCAACGAAACTCGATGTAGTTTTGACACAGAAGATGAAGGCCTCAGAGATCAAATCATCGTGTTCTTAAATGAAGCACAACTTTGTCCAACATCAGTCAGTACAATCGTAGTAATAACCGTTGGATTACTAA TTTCTGTTCTGGCCATTACGTCCACCATCTTGCTGCATTCCAAGTACCGGTACCACTTGAAAGTATGGCTTTACTCCAGAGGGTTGACGTGGCTCAAAAAAGCTGAAGACCAAGACTTCGGTAAACTCCATGACGCGTACATTTCTGCAGCAGAGGAAGACTTGCATTTGATTGTCAGATATTTGATACCAG AACTTGAAGAAAAAGATCCTTATTACTCCTTGTATATCCCAGGAAGAGATATGTTAGGTGGAGAATTCGAAATCGATAAACAAATGGAAGAAGTCAAAAAGAGCAAAAGG TTAAAATGCCTCAAAGATTCTCTATGGGGTTTGAATCATCGCTTCTTGCCTGACAGTCCTGAAGTTTCGCAGAATTGGCTTCAAACCATGAGCGTGATCCACAAGACACATGGCAATTTGCATTGTCTTGTTGAAACATATATTCACCACCATAGGCGTGCTGGGGTCACCACTG gttctAATGGGCAGTATCGACTATGTGCAAAGTTATTGTAA